The Myxococcus fulvus genome has a window encoding:
- a CDS encoding adenylate/guanylate cyclase domain-containing protein, with protein MAVFFGCVLGILVYLRAPQPAAPREDSPAWVPSGAVEAAQGWLEGLERRTYDWRVLELGARSERPDEAVVVAIDDETLAEARQDDRPGIATQPWPRQLVGAMAHRLVEEGALLVLLDLPFPELSPNACVNPKLSLGATSSDDASFREFLERDPGKALLSFSWESQGSRVLPPASRLWPYRVKVGTFPSTSEARERTQTVLAVQRPAFVIPAGNQVEVWGGATDEADAKSLGSRLGAPGAVIAERRASDDSFRVGPTDLFVSLAEVQVEGLDASKLLEVRQLQHPVAPLLGGGAGYGAVTLTADPDGVVRGIPHLVAYTARDGRHVLPSLPLAAAMRLTNTRTLRYANGRLHVGDEYSVPMDDSGFSLMRWDAPTAGRGSRGSLSRSIRAWNVLLNVFDVADERPARFDNDLEGRTVVLTRTAGESGHMRATPIGPETPGGAILGQALANILRSEGISRAPADHDLALTMGLAFLGAFLALSLSFLLRSLRGALFYVSGLALAGAGYTAAASYVFIEQRLWVAMAGPLLAMVGAFAVTTVYAFRNEQQIRDFVQAALGRYVSPEVARLVTRDLSLMRPERRRMSVYICDIEGFTRLSEGMTPEQLVGLFNEYLLEMAAVVRSTAGQMDKYIGDSVMAFWGAPVRTERHAHLACEAALKMREVLAARQDAWEKKYGRRLSFRAGVDTGEVVVGDMGSELKSNYTVLGDAVGMAARLESLNKVYGTYVLVGDGTVTLAGDNYVFRVVDRVRLKGRAEPLRVHELVGRKGEITTPQQEQLSVYERALTAYHQRRFPEAHALFERSATDFKDSVSAVYAARCARFLVTPPPAEWDGVHGLEEGDAPAIAA; from the coding sequence ATGGCCGTCTTCTTCGGCTGTGTGCTGGGCATCCTCGTGTACCTGCGGGCACCCCAGCCGGCGGCGCCGCGTGAGGACTCGCCCGCGTGGGTTCCCTCGGGCGCGGTGGAGGCGGCGCAGGGCTGGCTGGAGGGGCTGGAGCGCCGCACCTACGACTGGCGCGTGCTGGAGCTCGGCGCGCGCTCGGAGCGGCCGGACGAGGCCGTGGTGGTGGCCATCGACGACGAGACGCTCGCCGAGGCCCGTCAGGACGACCGGCCCGGTATCGCCACGCAGCCCTGGCCCCGGCAGCTCGTCGGCGCCATGGCCCACCGGCTGGTGGAGGAGGGTGCCCTGCTGGTGCTGTTGGACCTGCCCTTCCCGGAGCTGAGCCCCAACGCCTGCGTCAACCCGAAGCTGTCGCTCGGCGCCACGTCGAGCGATGACGCGTCCTTCCGCGAGTTCCTCGAGCGCGACCCGGGCAAGGCGCTGCTGTCGTTCTCCTGGGAGAGCCAGGGCTCGCGCGTGCTGCCACCGGCGAGCCGCTTGTGGCCGTACCGCGTGAAGGTGGGCACGTTCCCCAGCACCAGCGAGGCGCGGGAGCGGACGCAGACGGTGCTCGCGGTGCAGCGCCCCGCGTTCGTCATCCCCGCCGGAAACCAGGTGGAGGTCTGGGGCGGCGCCACGGACGAAGCGGACGCGAAGTCCCTGGGCTCGCGCCTGGGCGCCCCGGGGGCGGTCATCGCCGAGCGGCGCGCGTCGGATGACTCGTTCCGCGTGGGCCCCACGGACCTGTTCGTGTCGCTCGCCGAGGTCCAGGTCGAGGGGCTGGACGCCTCGAAGCTCCTGGAGGTGCGCCAGCTCCAGCACCCGGTGGCGCCGCTGTTGGGTGGCGGTGCGGGGTATGGGGCCGTCACGCTGACGGCGGACCCGGATGGGGTGGTGCGCGGCATTCCGCACCTGGTGGCCTACACGGCGAGGGATGGCCGCCACGTGCTGCCGTCGCTGCCGCTCGCCGCCGCGATGCGCCTGACCAACACGCGCACGCTCCGCTACGCGAACGGGCGGCTGCACGTGGGGGACGAGTACTCGGTGCCGATGGACGACTCGGGCTTCAGCCTGATGCGCTGGGATGCGCCAACGGCGGGGCGGGGCTCCCGCGGCTCGCTGTCACGCTCCATCCGCGCGTGGAACGTGCTGCTCAACGTGTTCGACGTCGCGGACGAGCGGCCCGCGCGGTTCGACAACGACTTGGAGGGGCGCACCGTCGTCCTCACGCGGACTGCGGGAGAGTCCGGGCACATGCGGGCCACGCCCATCGGTCCGGAGACGCCGGGTGGCGCCATCCTGGGACAGGCGCTGGCCAACATCCTGCGCTCCGAGGGCATCTCCCGCGCCCCGGCGGACCACGACCTGGCGCTCACCATGGGGCTGGCCTTCCTGGGGGCCTTCCTCGCGCTGTCGCTGAGCTTCCTGTTGCGCTCGCTGCGGGGCGCGCTGTTCTACGTGAGCGGACTGGCGCTCGCGGGGGCGGGCTACACGGCGGCTGCGAGCTACGTGTTCATCGAGCAGCGGCTGTGGGTGGCCATGGCGGGGCCGCTGCTGGCCATGGTGGGCGCGTTCGCCGTCACCACCGTCTACGCCTTCCGAAACGAGCAACAGATTCGCGACTTCGTGCAGGCGGCGCTCGGTCGGTACGTGAGCCCCGAGGTGGCGCGGTTGGTGACGCGTGATCTGAGCCTGATGCGTCCGGAGCGCCGGCGGATGTCGGTGTACATCTGTGACATCGAGGGCTTCACGCGACTGTCGGAGGGCATGACGCCCGAGCAGCTGGTGGGGCTCTTCAACGAGTACCTGCTGGAGATGGCGGCGGTGGTGCGCTCCACGGCGGGGCAGATGGACAAGTACATCGGCGACTCGGTGATGGCGTTCTGGGGCGCGCCGGTGCGCACCGAGCGCCACGCGCACCTGGCCTGCGAGGCCGCGCTGAAGATGCGCGAGGTGCTGGCGGCGCGGCAGGACGCCTGGGAGAAGAAGTACGGGCGTCGGCTGAGCTTCCGCGCCGGCGTGGACACGGGCGAGGTCGTCGTGGGCGACATGGGCAGCGAGCTGAAGTCCAACTACACCGTGCTGGGTGACGCGGTGGGCATGGCCGCGCGGCTGGAGTCGCTCAACAAGGTGTACGGCACCTATGTGCTCGTGGGCGATGGCACGGTGACGCTCGCGGGGGACAACTACGTGTTCCGCGTGGTGGACCGGGTGCGCCTCAAGGGCCGCGCGGAGCCGCTGCGCGTGCACGAGCTGGTGGGGCGCAAGGGTGAAATCACCACACCGCAGCAGGAGCAGCTCTCCGTCTACGAGCGCGCGCTGACGGCCTACCACCAGCGCCGCTTCCCGGAGGCGCATGCGCTGTTCGAGCGCTCCGCCACCGACTTCAAGGACTCCGTCTCCGCGGTGTATGCGGCCCGCTGCGCGCGCTTCCTCGTCACGCCGCCCCCGGCGGAGTGGGACGGCGTGCATGGCCTGGAGGAGGGGGACGCGCCGGCCATCGCCGCCTGA